In Saccharothrix syringae, the following are encoded in one genomic region:
- a CDS encoding amino acid ABC transporter ATP-binding protein codes for MTEPVLSVRGLVKRYGGRTVLDGVSLDVREHEVVALIGSSGSGKSTLLRCVNLLEELDDGRVLLDGVDVSDPRVDADVARRGMGIVFQAFNLFPHMTVLDNITLAPRVVHGVPRVEAERRALELLGRVGLADRAGGYPEQLSGGQQQRVAIARALAYVPRLLLLDEITSALDPELVGEVLSLVRELAGQGRTILMATHEMGFARQVADRVVFLDGGRLVESGPPEQVLGEPEHPRTRQFLRRIIDAGRL; via the coding sequence ATGACCGAGCCGGTGCTCTCGGTGCGCGGGCTGGTCAAGCGCTACGGGGGCCGCACGGTGCTCGACGGCGTCAGCCTGGACGTGCGCGAGCACGAGGTGGTGGCGCTGATCGGGTCGTCGGGGTCGGGCAAGTCGACCCTGCTGCGGTGCGTCAACCTGCTGGAGGAGCTGGACGACGGCCGGGTGCTGCTCGACGGCGTGGACGTGTCCGACCCGCGGGTGGACGCCGACGTGGCGCGGCGCGGCATGGGCATCGTGTTCCAGGCGTTCAACCTGTTCCCGCACATGACCGTGCTGGACAACATCACCCTGGCGCCGCGCGTGGTGCACGGGGTGCCGCGGGTCGAGGCCGAGCGGCGGGCGCTGGAGCTGCTGGGTCGGGTCGGGCTGGCCGACCGGGCGGGCGGCTACCCCGAGCAGCTGTCCGGCGGGCAGCAGCAGCGGGTCGCGATCGCGCGGGCGCTGGCGTACGTGCCGCGGCTGCTGCTGCTGGACGAGATCACCAGCGCCCTGGACCCGGAGCTGGTGGGCGAGGTGCTGTCGCTGGTCAGGGAGCTGGCGGGGCAGGGCCGGACCATCCTGATGGCGACCCACGAGATGGGCTTCGCCCGGCAGGTGGCCGACCGGGTGGTGTTCCTCGACGGCGGCCGGCTCGTCGAGTCCGGACCGCCCGAGCAGGTGCTGGGCGAGCCGGAGCACCCGCGCACCCGGCAGTTCCTGCGCCGGATCATCGACGCCGGCAGGCTCTGA
- a CDS encoding amino acid ABC transporter permease translates to MISELQRERLAYRRSRARRSTLVALISTAVFAVLAWVTVTGAPGWPRVRRSFFDPEIAWRSLPAVLEGLWLNLRVLVVCGAAILVLALGVAALRTLRGPVWFPLRALATAYVDLFRGLPLIILLYLVGFGLPALRLTGVPNDPVVLGGVALVLAYTAYVAEVFRAGIESVHPSQVAAARSLGLGPRKTMRLVVLPQAVRRVMPALLNDFVALQKDCGLISVLGAVDAVRAAQIEQARSFNFTPYVVAGLLFVLLAVPTARCADALGRRVDRRRGGR, encoded by the coding sequence GTGATCAGCGAGCTGCAGCGGGAGCGCCTCGCCTACCGGCGTTCCCGCGCGCGGCGGTCCACCCTGGTCGCCCTGATCTCGACCGCGGTCTTCGCGGTGCTCGCCTGGGTGACCGTGACCGGGGCACCCGGCTGGCCGCGCGTGCGGCGGTCGTTCTTCGACCCCGAGATCGCCTGGCGCTCGCTGCCCGCGGTGCTGGAGGGCCTGTGGCTCAACCTCCGGGTGCTGGTGGTGTGCGGTGCGGCGATCCTGGTGCTGGCGCTGGGCGTGGCGGCGCTGCGCACGCTGCGCGGCCCGGTGTGGTTCCCGCTGCGGGCGCTGGCCACGGCGTACGTCGACCTGTTCCGCGGCCTGCCGCTGATCATCCTGCTGTACCTGGTCGGCTTCGGCCTGCCCGCGCTGCGGCTGACCGGCGTGCCCAACGACCCGGTGGTGCTGGGCGGGGTGGCGCTGGTGCTGGCCTACACCGCGTACGTGGCGGAGGTGTTCCGCGCCGGCATCGAGTCGGTGCACCCGTCGCAGGTGGCGGCGGCCCGGTCGCTGGGCCTGGGCCCGCGCAAGACCATGCGGCTGGTGGTGCTGCCGCAGGCGGTGCGGCGGGTCATGCCCGCGCTGCTCAACGACTTCGTGGCGCTGCAGAAGGACTGCGGGCTGATCTCCGTGCTGGGCGCGGTGGACGCGGTGCGGGCGGCGCAGATCGAGCAGGCGCGGTCGTTCAACTTCACCCCGTACGTGGTGGCGGGGCTGCTGTTCGTGCTGCTCGCGGTGCCCACGGCGCGGTGCGCGGACGCGCTCGGCAGGCGGGTCGACCGCCGGCGGGGCGGCCGATGA
- the purQ gene encoding phosphoribosylformylglycinamidine synthase subunit PurQ, translating into MRVGVITFPGTLDDVDAARAVRYAGAEAVGLWHAERDLRGVDAVIVPGGFSYGDYLRCGAIARFAPVMEEVVDAAKKGMPVLGICNGFQILCEAHLLPGALVRNSKLHFVCRDQWLRVENNGTAWTTRYDRGAEILVPLKSGEGGYQADRRTLDELEGEGRVVFRYVGENPNGSRNDIAGITSANGRVVGLMPHPEHAIDALTGPTDDGLGMFLSLVDSVVTA; encoded by the coding sequence ATGAGGGTCGGGGTCATCACCTTCCCCGGCACGCTGGACGACGTCGACGCCGCGCGCGCGGTGCGGTACGCGGGCGCCGAGGCGGTCGGCCTGTGGCACGCCGAGCGCGACCTCAGGGGCGTCGACGCGGTCATCGTGCCCGGTGGCTTCTCCTACGGCGACTACCTGCGCTGCGGCGCCATCGCCCGGTTCGCGCCGGTGATGGAGGAGGTCGTGGACGCGGCGAAGAAGGGCATGCCGGTCCTGGGCATCTGCAACGGCTTCCAGATCCTCTGCGAGGCCCACCTGCTGCCCGGCGCGCTGGTCCGCAACTCCAAGCTGCACTTCGTGTGCCGCGACCAGTGGCTCCGGGTCGAGAACAACGGGACCGCCTGGACCACCCGGTACGACCGGGGCGCCGAGATCCTCGTGCCGCTCAAGTCCGGCGAGGGCGGCTACCAGGCCGACCGGCGGACCCTCGACGAGCTGGAGGGCGAGGGCCGCGTGGTGTTCCGGTACGTCGGCGAGAACCCCAACGGCTCGCGCAACGACATCGCGGGCATCACCAGCGCCAACGGCCGCGTCGTCGGCCTGATGCCGCACCCGGAGCACGCGATCGACGCGCTCACCGGCCCGACCGACGACGGCCTCGGCATGTTCCTGTCCCTGGTGGACTCGGTGGTGACCGCATGA
- a CDS encoding ABC transporter substrate-binding protein: protein MRAPGLVLAVTTALAVAVACAPADETAPPSNQVDGVDCKKENLATLTPGKITFGTDQPVYEPWYVDDDPTNGKGFESAVAYALAEELGYAREDVVWTRVPFNAAIQPGKKTYDANLTEFSITEERKQAVDFSAPYYDVDQAVVTLKSSKAAPAKTLAELKRVKIGAQVGTTSLDAAQRLQPEQDVAVYNTNDDAKAALRAGQIDALVVDLPTAFYITSAELEDGVILGQVPPGDGKPEQFGVVLDKGSPLTACVSTAVGSLRADGALAKIEQEWLSSAGAAPELK from the coding sequence ATGCGTGCACCCGGACTGGTACTGGCCGTCACCACCGCCCTCGCGGTGGCGGTCGCCTGCGCACCCGCGGACGAGACCGCACCGCCCTCCAACCAGGTCGACGGCGTCGACTGCAAGAAGGAGAACCTGGCGACGCTCACGCCCGGCAAGATCACGTTCGGCACGGACCAGCCGGTCTACGAGCCGTGGTACGTCGACGACGACCCGACCAACGGCAAGGGCTTCGAGTCGGCGGTCGCCTACGCCCTGGCCGAGGAGCTGGGCTACGCGCGCGAGGACGTGGTGTGGACGCGGGTGCCGTTCAACGCCGCCATCCAGCCCGGCAAGAAGACCTACGACGCGAACCTCACCGAGTTCTCCATCACCGAGGAGCGCAAGCAGGCCGTCGACTTCTCCGCGCCGTACTACGACGTGGACCAGGCCGTGGTCACGCTGAAGTCGTCCAAGGCCGCGCCGGCGAAGACGCTCGCCGAGCTGAAGCGGGTCAAGATCGGCGCGCAGGTCGGCACCACCAGCCTGGACGCGGCCCAGCGGCTGCAGCCCGAGCAGGACGTGGCGGTCTACAACACCAACGACGACGCCAAGGCCGCGCTGCGCGCCGGGCAGATCGACGCGCTGGTGGTGGACCTGCCGACCGCGTTCTACATCACCTCCGCGGAGCTGGAGGACGGCGTGATCCTCGGCCAGGTCCCGCCCGGTGACGGCAAGCCCGAGCAGTTCGGCGTCGTGCTGGACAAGGGCAGCCCGCTGACCGCGTGCGTGTCCACCGCGGTGGGGAGCCTGCGCGCCGACGGCGCGCTGGCGAAGATCGAGCAGGAGTGGCTGTCCTCGGCGGGCGCGGCCCCCGAGCTGAAGTGA
- a CDS encoding TRADD-N-associated membrane domain-containing protein produces the protein MRSEVQQPGSQGHQADRSTIDGTPIPPEGSDTAYFSPLVSIPELHLEGYEIGDRIGDTRARTRLALAVALVALCGGLFIYHQHERFGLERTPATWTGFSLVALSLLFPFIISYRATAHRGRPQASTNKSEEGEDLSRYEGIVNSNQRLIIQYHAMTTRQAASAYRNTQFAMAACLAVLLFGGVMIVQLQDGITRIVVGALAALGTGLSAYLGATFISTYNRTLNQLNFFFGQPLVNSYLLAAERLSGKLSAEAHDRAVSKIVDQLLKNAATNSDILLGLGGRTTARKKRAQAPATVDKAV, from the coding sequence GTGCGATCAGAAGTGCAGCAACCAGGCAGTCAGGGCCACCAGGCAGACCGTTCCACGATTGACGGTACACCGATCCCACCCGAAGGCTCCGACACGGCCTACTTCAGCCCTCTTGTCTCCATACCCGAACTTCACCTCGAAGGCTACGAGATTGGCGATCGGATCGGAGACACGCGGGCGAGGACCAGACTCGCGCTGGCAGTCGCCCTGGTCGCCTTGTGCGGCGGCTTGTTCATCTACCACCAGCATGAGCGCTTCGGGTTGGAGCGCACACCTGCGACTTGGACGGGTTTTTCGCTGGTTGCCCTGTCACTGCTATTCCCCTTCATCATCTCGTACCGGGCAACCGCACACCGGGGCAGACCACAAGCGTCGACCAATAAATCCGAGGAGGGAGAGGACCTCTCCCGCTACGAGGGAATTGTCAACAGCAACCAGAGGCTGATAATCCAGTATCACGCCATGACGACCCGGCAAGCGGCAAGCGCGTACCGCAACACCCAGTTCGCGATGGCCGCCTGCTTAGCCGTCCTGCTGTTCGGCGGAGTCATGATCGTACAGTTGCAGGACGGCATCACTCGCATCGTCGTGGGCGCACTCGCCGCACTGGGAACCGGACTGTCCGCCTATCTCGGCGCGACGTTCATATCCACCTACAACCGCACACTGAACCAGCTCAACTTCTTTTTCGGTCAACCACTGGTCAACAGCTACCTGCTGGCCGCCGAACGACTCTCGGGGAAGTTGAGCGCGGAGGCGCACGACCGGGCAGTCAGCAAGATAGTCGACCAACTCCTCAAGAACGCGGCAACGAATTCCGACATCTTACTCGGCCTTGGCGGACGCACCACTGCCCGCAAGAAACGGGCCCAAGCGCCCGCCACGGTCGACAAGGCGGTGTAG
- a CDS encoding MBL fold metallo-hydrolase produces MEIVHFGHSCLLVDTGGARLLFDPGTFSSGFEQVAGLDAILVTHEHPDHLDAERLPALREANPGARLFAPFDLDGADRVEPGAVLEVAGATVHVLDAPHEVIHPKLPLPANVGYLVDHGAFYHPGDSLTVPEQRVDVLALPTAAPWLKVSEAADFLAAVSPRKAVPVHEAVLARTEIFYRVLAGTAPEGVEVVVLPRGEGIEL; encoded by the coding sequence ATGGAAATCGTCCATTTCGGACATTCATGCCTGCTCGTCGACACCGGCGGCGCACGCCTGCTGTTCGACCCGGGCACGTTCTCCAGCGGCTTCGAGCAGGTCGCCGGCCTCGACGCGATCCTGGTCACGCACGAGCACCCCGACCACCTCGACGCCGAGCGGCTGCCCGCGCTGCGCGAGGCCAACCCGGGGGCCCGGCTGTTCGCCCCCTTCGACCTCGACGGCGCCGACCGCGTCGAGCCCGGCGCCGTGCTGGAGGTCGCGGGTGCGACCGTCCACGTGCTCGACGCGCCGCACGAGGTCATCCACCCGAAGCTGCCGCTGCCCGCGAACGTGGGCTACCTGGTCGACCACGGCGCGTTCTACCACCCGGGCGACTCGCTGACCGTCCCGGAGCAGCGCGTGGACGTGCTGGCGCTGCCGACCGCCGCGCCGTGGCTGAAGGTCTCCGAGGCGGCCGACTTCCTGGCCGCGGTCTCGCCGCGCAAGGCCGTGCCCGTCCACGAGGCGGTCCTGGCCCGGACGGAGATCTTCTACCGCGTCCTGGCCGGCACCGCGCCGGAGGGCGTCGAGGTGGTCGTGCTGCCGCGCGGCGAGGGGATCGAGCTGTAG
- a CDS encoding phosphoribosylaminoimidazolesuccinocarboxamide synthase, whose product MPKLADYRQVAAGKVRHVHEVDDELLLLVASDRISAFDHVLSTEIPDKGRVLTAMSVFWFERFADLVPNHLVAWDDPRIPGEVRGRALLVRKLEMVQVECVARGYLTGSGMAEYRQGGAVCGVELPAGLVEASELVPPIFTPATKAPVGEHDENVSFAQVEAQVGAELAGRLRDATLAVYGAAREFARSRGVVLADTKFEFGLDPSGTLVLGDEVLTPDSSRYWPADSYEPGRVQPSFDKQYVRDWLTSADSGWDRASDTPPPPLPDDVVAATRARYVEAYERITGRSFADWPAPE is encoded by the coding sequence GTGCCCAAGCTCGCTGACTACCGGCAGGTCGCCGCAGGCAAGGTCCGCCACGTCCACGAGGTGGACGACGAACTGCTGCTGCTCGTGGCGTCCGACCGGATCTCCGCCTTCGACCACGTGCTCAGCACCGAGATCCCCGACAAGGGGCGCGTGCTGACCGCGATGAGCGTGTTCTGGTTCGAGCGGTTCGCGGACCTGGTGCCGAACCACCTGGTGGCGTGGGACGACCCGCGCATCCCGGGCGAGGTGCGCGGCCGGGCGCTGTTGGTGCGCAAGTTGGAGATGGTGCAGGTCGAGTGCGTGGCGCGCGGCTACCTGACCGGGTCCGGCATGGCCGAGTACCGGCAGGGCGGCGCGGTGTGCGGGGTCGAGCTGCCGGCCGGGCTGGTCGAGGCTTCGGAGCTGGTGCCGCCGATCTTCACCCCGGCGACCAAGGCCCCGGTCGGCGAGCACGACGAGAACGTGTCGTTCGCGCAGGTCGAGGCGCAGGTCGGGGCCGAGCTGGCCGGGCGGCTGCGGGACGCGACGCTCGCGGTGTACGGGGCGGCGCGGGAGTTCGCGCGGTCGCGCGGGGTGGTCCTGGCGGACACCAAGTTCGAGTTCGGCCTGGACCCGTCCGGCACGCTGGTGCTGGGCGACGAGGTGCTCACGCCCGACTCGTCCCGCTACTGGCCCGCCGACTCCTACGAGCCGGGGCGGGTGCAGCCGTCGTTCGACAAGCAGTACGTCCGCGACTGGCTGACCTCGGCCGACTCCGGCTGGGACCGGGCCTCCGACACCCCGCCGCCCCCGCTGCCGGACGACGTGGTGGCCGCCACCCGCGCCCGCTACGTCGAGGCTTACGAGCGGATCACCGGCCGGTCGTTCGCCGACTGGCCGGCGCCCGAGTAG
- a CDS encoding NAD-dependent epimerase/dehydratase family protein, whose amino-acid sequence MRILVLGGTVFLGRATAAEAVRRGHEVVCAARGRSGAVPAGAAHVPVDRNTGLGPLVGEHFDAVVDVATMSVTWVRDALASVGADHWTFVSSCSAYADHATPGSTRTLAPLEDDPTAPMSPDRYGAIKVASENAVRDARGDDAFIVRAGLITGPGDKSDRFGYWANRLSRGGRVVVPDTPDQPAQHVDVRDLAAWVVDAAEQRVTGTFDAVGPANPLALVLGEVAGAVAPPGTELVRVPEQVLQRHEVTPWAGPRSLPLWLPATHRALMFRDAGPALAAGLRPRPTAETARDTLDHERELGLDRARRAGLPPEVEQELLRAVG is encoded by the coding sequence ATGCGCATCCTGGTGCTGGGCGGCACGGTCTTCCTCGGCAGGGCGACGGCGGCCGAGGCGGTGCGGCGCGGCCACGAGGTCGTGTGCGCGGCCCGCGGCCGGTCCGGCGCCGTGCCGGCCGGCGCGGCCCACGTGCCCGTCGACCGCAACACCGGCCTCGGCCCGCTGGTCGGCGAGCACTTCGACGCGGTGGTGGACGTGGCCACCATGTCGGTCACCTGGGTCCGGGACGCGCTGGCATCGGTCGGCGCCGACCACTGGACGTTCGTCTCCAGCTGCTCCGCCTACGCCGACCACGCCACGCCGGGCAGCACCCGCACGCTCGCCCCGCTGGAGGACGACCCGACCGCCCCCATGTCGCCCGACCGCTACGGCGCGATCAAGGTGGCCAGCGAGAACGCCGTGCGCGACGCCCGCGGCGACGACGCGTTCATCGTCCGCGCGGGCCTGATCACCGGCCCCGGCGACAAGAGCGACCGCTTCGGCTACTGGGCCAACCGGCTGTCCCGGGGCGGCCGGGTCGTCGTCCCGGACACCCCCGACCAGCCCGCGCAGCACGTCGACGTGCGCGACCTGGCCGCCTGGGTGGTGGACGCCGCCGAGCAGCGGGTCACCGGCACCTTCGACGCGGTCGGCCCGGCCAACCCGCTGGCGCTCGTGCTGGGCGAGGTCGCGGGCGCGGTCGCGCCGCCGGGCACCGAGCTGGTCCGCGTGCCCGAGCAGGTCCTCCAGCGGCACGAGGTCACGCCGTGGGCGGGGCCGCGCTCGCTGCCGCTGTGGCTGCCCGCCACCCACCGGGCGCTGATGTTCCGCGACGCGGGCCCCGCGCTCGCCGCCGGCCTGCGGCCCCGCCCGACCGCCGAGACCGCGCGCGACACCCTCGACCACGAGCGCGAGCTGGGCCTGGACCGCGCCCGCCGCGCGGGCCTGCCGCCGGAGGTCGAGCAGGAGCTGCTGCGCGCGGTGGGCTGA
- the purS gene encoding phosphoribosylformylglycinamidine synthase subunit PurS: MARVVVDVMPKPEILDPQGQAVANALPRLGFDGITSVRQGKHFELEVADDVDDATLAKIAETFLANPVIEDWVVRRVEA; this comes from the coding sequence GTGGCCCGAGTCGTCGTCGACGTCATGCCGAAGCCCGAAATCCTCGACCCCCAAGGACAGGCGGTGGCCAACGCCCTGCCGCGCCTCGGGTTCGATGGCATCACCAGTGTCCGCCAGGGCAAGCACTTCGAGCTGGAGGTCGCCGACGACGTCGACGACGCCACGCTCGCCAAGATCGCCGAGACGTTCCTCGCCAACCCCGTGATCGAGGACTGGGTCGTGAGGCGGGTCGAGGCATGA
- the purL gene encoding phosphoribosylformylglycinamidine synthase subunit PurL, whose product MSVDTVGNAESTPDQEQPYKELGLKDDEYARIREILGRRPTDAELAMYSVMWSEHCSYKSSKVHLKYFSETTTDEMRANMLAGIGENAGVVDVGDGWAVTFKAESHNHPSYVEPYQGAATGVGGIVRDILAMGARPLAVMDPLRFGPADAPDTRRVLPGIVAGVGGYGNCLGLPNIGGEVVFDATYAGNPLVNALCVGAMRVEDLHLAHASGTGNKVVLFGARTGLDGIGGVSVLASETFDDTAGKRKKLPSVQVGDPFTEKVLIECCLELFAQRVVVGIQDLGGAGLACATSELASAGDGGMRVHLERVPLRASGMTPAEILSSESQERMCAVVRPEDMDAFMAVCRKWDVIATEIGEVTEGDRLVITWHDEVVVDVPPRTVAHEGPVYHRPVERPADQDELQADTPDRLPRPAREELLELVKTMAASPNLASKRWVTQQYDRYVRGGTVLAQPSDSGMIRIDESTHRGVALATDCNGRYTRLDPYAGAQLALAEAYRNVATSGATPVAVTNCLNFGSPEDPAVMWQFEQAVKGLADGCVALGIPVTGGNVSFYNQTGATAILPTPVVGVLGVIDDVRRRIPTGIGAEAGETLLLLGETRDEFGGSEWAHVVHGHLGGLPPKVDLAREKLLAEVLVAGSRDGMLSAAHDLSDGGLAQALVETCLIGEVGARVFLEGDLFTELFSESTARVLVAVPRTEELRFTDMCTARGLPWRKVGVVDPESGALEVQDLGSLPLAELREAWEGTLPALFD is encoded by the coding sequence ATGAGCGTCGACACCGTCGGGAACGCCGAGAGCACGCCCGACCAGGAGCAGCCCTACAAGGAGCTGGGCCTCAAGGACGACGAGTACGCCCGCATCAGGGAGATCCTGGGCCGCCGCCCCACGGACGCCGAGCTGGCCATGTACTCGGTGATGTGGAGCGAGCACTGCTCCTACAAGTCGTCCAAGGTGCACCTGAAGTACTTCTCCGAGACCACCACCGACGAGATGCGCGCGAACATGCTCGCGGGCATCGGCGAGAACGCGGGCGTGGTGGACGTCGGCGACGGCTGGGCGGTCACGTTCAAGGCCGAGAGCCACAACCACCCGTCCTACGTCGAGCCGTACCAGGGCGCGGCCACGGGCGTCGGCGGCATCGTGCGCGACATCCTGGCCATGGGCGCCCGCCCGCTGGCCGTGATGGACCCGCTGCGGTTCGGCCCGGCCGACGCGCCGGACACGCGCCGCGTGCTGCCGGGGATCGTCGCGGGCGTCGGCGGCTACGGCAACTGCCTGGGCCTGCCCAACATCGGCGGCGAGGTCGTGTTCGACGCGACCTACGCGGGCAACCCGCTGGTCAACGCCCTGTGCGTGGGCGCGATGCGGGTCGAGGACCTGCACCTGGCGCACGCGTCGGGCACGGGCAACAAGGTCGTGCTGTTCGGCGCCCGCACGGGCCTGGACGGCATCGGCGGCGTGTCGGTGCTGGCCAGCGAGACGTTCGACGACACCGCGGGCAAGCGCAAGAAGCTGCCGAGCGTGCAGGTGGGCGACCCGTTCACCGAGAAGGTGCTGATCGAGTGCTGCCTGGAGCTGTTCGCGCAGCGCGTGGTGGTCGGCATCCAGGACCTGGGCGGCGCGGGCCTGGCGTGCGCGACCTCGGAGCTGGCCAGCGCCGGTGACGGGGGCATGCGCGTGCACCTGGAGCGGGTGCCGCTGCGCGCGTCCGGCATGACCCCGGCGGAGATCCTGTCCAGCGAGTCGCAGGAGCGCATGTGCGCGGTCGTGCGGCCGGAGGACATGGACGCGTTCATGGCGGTCTGCCGCAAGTGGGACGTCATCGCCACCGAGATCGGCGAGGTCACCGAGGGCGACCGGCTGGTCATCACCTGGCACGACGAGGTCGTGGTGGACGTCCCGCCGCGCACGGTCGCGCACGAGGGCCCGGTCTACCACCGGCCGGTCGAGCGGCCCGCCGACCAGGACGAGCTCCAGGCCGACACCCCCGACCGCCTGCCGCGGCCGGCGAGGGAGGAGCTGCTGGAGCTGGTCAAGACCATGGCCGCGTCGCCGAACCTGGCGTCGAAGCGGTGGGTGACCCAGCAGTACGACCGGTACGTGCGCGGCGGCACGGTGCTCGCCCAGCCGTCCGACTCGGGCATGATCCGCATCGACGAGTCGACGCACCGGGGCGTGGCGCTGGCCACCGACTGCAACGGCCGCTACACCCGGCTCGACCCGTACGCGGGCGCGCAGCTGGCGCTGGCCGAGGCGTACCGCAACGTCGCCACTTCGGGCGCCACGCCGGTCGCGGTCACCAACTGCCTGAACTTCGGCTCGCCGGAGGACCCGGCGGTGATGTGGCAGTTCGAGCAGGCCGTGAAGGGCCTCGCCGACGGCTGCGTCGCGCTGGGCATCCCGGTGACCGGCGGCAACGTCAGCTTCTACAACCAGACCGGTGCCACGGCGATCCTGCCGACGCCGGTGGTGGGCGTGCTGGGCGTGATCGACGACGTCCGCCGCCGCATCCCGACCGGGATCGGCGCGGAGGCCGGCGAGACCTTGCTGCTGCTCGGCGAGACCCGCGACGAGTTCGGCGGGTCGGAGTGGGCGCACGTGGTGCACGGCCACCTGGGCGGCCTGCCGCCGAAGGTGGACCTGGCGCGGGAGAAGCTGCTGGCCGAGGTGCTGGTGGCGGGTTCGCGCGACGGCATGCTGTCGGCCGCGCACGACCTGTCCGACGGCGGGCTGGCGCAGGCGCTGGTGGAGACGTGCCTGATCGGCGAGGTGGGCGCCCGGGTGTTCCTGGAGGGCGACCTGTTCACCGAGCTGTTCAGCGAGTCCACCGCCCGCGTGCTGGTGGCCGTGCCGCGCACGGAGGAGCTGCGGTTCACCGACATGTGCACCGCGCGCGGCCTGCCGTGGCGCAAGGTCGGCGTGGTGGACCCGGAGTCCGGGGCGCTGGAGGTCCAGGACCTGGGCAGCCTGCCGCTGGCCGAGCTGCGCGAGGCGTGGGAGGGGACCCTCCCGGCGCTGTTCGACTGA
- a CDS encoding DUF2334 domain-containing protein — MSAHLVVSLSGIAPATLDRCAELARELDRRHVPLSLLLAPRKAPGPALTWVRDRVAAGDALLLHGFDHAPDPACRGGSPRRRAEFAALPAHEAGLRLVAARAALARLGLHTDLFAPPRWLASPGTLVALRRHRFAVCADMAGVRDLRTGAVVAGRVRTATDHWSHLAAVGRAARRGGLVRLGADAASLDRVGPALLEAVDLVLHRGAEPVTYSSIPSPRGSTTTSTPSGAVPARTR; from the coding sequence ATGAGCGCCCACCTGGTGGTCTCGCTGTCCGGCATCGCACCCGCCACGCTCGACCGGTGCGCCGAACTGGCCCGGGAGCTCGACCGGCGGCACGTGCCGCTGTCGCTGCTGCTGGCGCCGCGCAAGGCGCCCGGACCGGCCCTGACCTGGGTCCGCGACCGCGTCGCCGCCGGTGACGCGCTGCTCCTGCACGGCTTCGACCACGCGCCCGACCCGGCGTGCCGGGGCGGTTCACCGCGCCGGCGGGCCGAGTTCGCCGCCCTGCCCGCGCACGAGGCCGGCCTGCGGCTGGTGGCCGCGCGGGCGGCGCTGGCCCGGTTGGGCCTGCACACGGACCTGTTCGCGCCACCGCGCTGGCTGGCCTCGCCCGGCACGCTGGTCGCGCTGCGCAGGCACCGGTTCGCGGTGTGCGCGGACATGGCGGGCGTGCGCGACCTGCGCACCGGCGCCGTGGTCGCGGGCCGGGTGCGCACGGCCACCGACCACTGGAGCCACCTGGCGGCCGTCGGCCGGGCGGCCCGGCGCGGCGGCCTGGTGCGGCTCGGCGCGGACGCGGCGTCACTGGACCGGGTGGGCCCGGCGCTGCTGGAGGCCGTCGACCTGGTCCTGCACCGCGGCGCCGAGCCGGTCACCTACAGCTCGATCCCCTCGCCGCGCGGCAGCACGACCACCTCGACGCCCTCCGGCGCGGTGCCGGCCAGGACGCGGTAG